A single genomic interval of Helianthus annuus cultivar XRQ/B chromosome 6, HanXRQr2.0-SUNRISE, whole genome shotgun sequence harbors:
- the LOC110944803 gene encoding leucine-rich repeat extensin-like protein 5: MPPRVRGKGKGPMRGGPSGHAGPSHRRTPSASFSSSDSRDHWGHSFEPARHSVSLSSSSSFHPSFVPPVPDEPHHSKHSHDSRHSHDSHHSHQSYHSLHSHSFHHSDSTYSPAQFNPNDYVNDFLGYNPLGPEDHFPQDMAMDDDPDPEMQTGTPGHPISISSGSLYQGSPYQGPDSFKEWWSMYEWEFTPSYHNSPAQPPLNEPYLQAVTPPPLPVEEPPQQPPQPPPEPLRRRRNSRISVRGGPRLSSPQGSSSYPPIPEDPQMGGPSHEVPEDEPPPVSYAPPPPPVGFDNPIPTYPGSSGYNPSGHPTDYGTHDPYLTAAQYNALYPSSYPPVYPTGYPVQGYQYPPYQQPPPPQQEQPQEILQRLDRVERETDFTKKKHNSFLKGLASLIKGKKK; encoded by the coding sequence ATGCCGCCAAGAGTGAGAGGCAAAGGAAAAGGTCCAATGCGAGGTGGACCGTCAGGACACGCAGGACCTTCCCATCGGCGTACCCCGTCTGCGTCGTTTTCGAGTTCAGATTCCCGTGACCATTGGGGTCATTCTTTCGAACCAGCGAGACACTCTGTCTCTTTGAGCTCATCATCTTCTTTTCATCCATCATTCGTGCCACCTGTTCCAGACGAGCCCCATCATTCGAAACACTCCCATGACTCTCGTCATTCGCATGACTCCCACCATTCCCATCAATCTTACCATTCTTTGCATTCTCATTCCTTTCATCATTCGGATTCTACCTACTCTCCAGCCCAGTTTAATCCCAATGACTACGTCAACGACTTTTTGGGTTACAACCCTTTGGGACCCGAGGATCACTTTCCTCAGGACATGGCGATGGACGACGACCCGGACCCTGAAATGCAAACCGGAACGCCGGGCCACCCTATTAGCATCTCGAGCGGTTCTCTATATCAAGGATCGCCGTACCAAGGGCCTGATTCATTTAAAGAATGGTGGTCAATGTATGAATGGGAATTCACCCCTTCATATCACAACTCCCCGGCTCAACCTCCTTTGAATGAGCCTTACCTTCAAGCtgtcactcccccacctcttccTGTTGAGGAGCCGCCTCAACAGCCACCACAGCCACCTCCCGAGCCGCTTAGGCGAAGGAGGAATTCACGAATATCCGTGCGAGGAGGACCTCGGTTGAGTTCTCCTCAAGGTTCAAGTTCTTACCCTCCTATCCCCgaggacccacaaatgggtggaccctcGCACGAGGTGCCGGAAGACGAACCTCCGCCGGTTTCTTAcgcaccaccgccaccgccagtgggttttgataacccaataccAACATACCCAGGTTCATCTGGGTATAATCCATCTGGACACCCAACGGATTATGGAACCCATGATCCATATCTTACTGCTGCACAGTATAATGCACTTTATCCTTCTTCTTACCCTCCAGTTTACCCAACTGGATATCCGGTGCAGGGGTATCAATACCCACCATATCAGCAACCTCCCCCTCCTCAACAGGAGCAACCCCAAGAAATACTACAGAGGTTAGACAGGGTTGAGCGTGAAACAGATTTTACCAAAAAGAAGCATAACAGCTTTCTTAAGGGCCTTGCAAGCCTCATCAAAGGCAAAAAGAAATAG